One window of Candidatus Binatota bacterium genomic DNA carries:
- a CDS encoding alpha/beta hydrolase: MATRIARYDNPLRAMEFTREPGDYRIESHGLVAADSGNSQATLWLPRGERPRTVVSLLHPQANFTRHYAVPPLLEAGHAVFAHNSRCLGNDSTAVHEQLLMDAAAGLLRLRELGFERIVLLGNSGGGSLYSYYLQQSALPPEQRVTDTPAGPAPLGGAGGDLRKIEMPMADAVVFLAAHPGEGDFLLQVIDASVSDESDPVSCLPSLDLYDPANGFGLPPGETRYTDEFVERYRAGQRARVERIDARARKILGVRTAALERLAEQPDDRDAWRAATADTLLNTYRTEADPRCVDLTLDPSARDYGSLFDHRPDLINYNPRGFARTTTPEAWLSTWSGLSSRASFTRCGSDVTIPALMINYTGDNAIFPSEAQAIFESLGSADKKFVELPGDHYGHPLADSDAWGRDLALAEITDWLSGL; the protein is encoded by the coding sequence ATGGCCACTCGAATTGCACGCTACGATAACCCGCTGCGGGCCATGGAGTTCACGCGCGAACCAGGCGACTACCGCATTGAGAGCCACGGCCTGGTGGCCGCCGACTCGGGCAACTCCCAGGCCACCCTGTGGCTACCACGGGGCGAGCGGCCTCGCACCGTGGTGTCGCTGCTGCACCCTCAGGCCAACTTTACGCGTCACTACGCCGTGCCGCCGCTGCTCGAGGCCGGCCACGCGGTGTTCGCGCATAACAGCCGCTGCCTGGGCAACGACTCGACCGCCGTCCACGAACAACTGCTCATGGACGCGGCCGCGGGCTTGTTACGCCTGCGCGAGCTCGGCTTCGAGAGAATAGTGCTGCTGGGCAACAGCGGTGGCGGCTCACTGTACAGCTACTACCTGCAACAGTCCGCGTTGCCGCCCGAACAGCGGGTGACCGATACGCCGGCGGGACCCGCACCGCTGGGCGGCGCAGGCGGCGACCTGCGGAAAATTGAAATGCCCATGGCCGACGCCGTGGTCTTCCTGGCTGCGCACCCCGGCGAGGGGGATTTTCTGTTGCAGGTCATCGACGCGTCGGTCAGCGACGAGTCCGATCCCGTTTCCTGCCTGCCCTCCTTGGATCTTTACGACCCGGCCAACGGCTTTGGCCTTCCACCCGGTGAAACCCGCTACACCGACGAGTTTGTCGAGCGCTACCGCGCCGGGCAGCGCGCCCGCGTGGAGCGCATAGATGCGCGTGCACGCAAGATACTTGGCGTGAGAACGGCGGCCCTCGAGCGGCTGGCCGAACAGCCCGACGACCGCGACGCCTGGCGCGCGGCAACCGCCGACACGCTGCTTAACACCTACCGCACCGAGGCAGACCCGCGCTGCGTGGATCTCACGCTCGACCCCTCGGCGCGTGACTACGGCTCGCTGTTTGACCATCGGCCCGACCTCATCAATTACAACCCGCGTGGATTCGCGCGCACGACCACGCCCGAAGCCTGGCTCTCAACCTGGTCGGGGCTGTCTTCACGCGCGAGTTTTACCCGCTGCGGCAGCGACGTGACCATCCCGGCACTGATGATCAACTACACGGGCGACAACGCGATCTTTCCTTCCGAGGCCCAGGCTATTTTTGAATCGCTGGGCAGCGCCGACAAAAAATTCGTCGAGCTGCCCGGCGATCACTACGGCCACCCGCTGGCGGACAGCGATGCCTGGGGACGAGACCTCGCGCTGGCCGAGATAACGGATTGGCTTTCGGGGCTATAG
- the lipA gene encoding lipoyl synthase → MAEVVADVAAAGQGAPASGSLPRRKPEWLRVKLGTAQLLAPTRRTLRELGLNTVCEEAACPNLGECWQQGHATVMILGEVCTRACAFCNVATGRPRAPDPLEPARVARMAERLDLRHVVITSVDRDDLADGGASHFVDCVDRLRERCPDTTVELLVPDFLRKPGAGERVLRSQPDVFNHNLETVPRLYPSARQGADYSVSLGLLALAARAEPALFTKSGLMVGLGETRDELLTVMDDLREAGVDFLTIGQYLQPTRRHLPVQRYLPPEEFEQLAEQARTRGFTMVASSPLTRSSYHAAEDFARLRALRADAN, encoded by the coding sequence GTGGCTGAGGTCGTGGCCGATGTCGCTGCGGCTGGACAGGGTGCGCCCGCGTCGGGCAGCCTGCCACGGCGTAAGCCCGAGTGGCTGCGCGTAAAGCTGGGTACTGCCCAGCTGCTTGCTCCCACCCGTAGAACGCTGCGCGAGCTGGGCCTCAACACAGTCTGCGAGGAGGCGGCCTGTCCCAACCTTGGCGAGTGCTGGCAGCAGGGACACGCCACGGTGATGATACTGGGCGAGGTCTGCACGCGGGCCTGCGCCTTCTGCAACGTGGCTACTGGCCGACCACGGGCGCCCGACCCCCTGGAGCCGGCAAGGGTGGCGCGCATGGCCGAACGGTTGGACCTGCGTCACGTCGTCATAACTTCGGTTGATCGTGACGACCTGGCCGACGGCGGCGCGTCGCATTTCGTGGACTGTGTCGATCGCCTGCGCGAGCGTTGCCCCGACACCACCGTTGAGCTGCTGGTGCCCGACTTCCTGCGCAAGCCGGGGGCGGGCGAGCGCGTACTGCGTTCGCAGCCCGACGTTTTTAACCACAACCTCGAAACCGTGCCGCGCCTGTACCCAAGCGCGCGGCAGGGAGCCGACTACAGTGTGTCGCTCGGGCTGCTGGCGCTGGCAGCCAGGGCCGAGCCCGCGCTGTTTACCAAGTCGGGCTTGATGGTCGGGTTGGGCGAAACCCGCGACGAGCTGCTCACTGTAATGGACGACCTGCGCGAAGCCGGCGTTGATTTTCTGACCATCGGCCAGTACCTGCAGCCCACCCGTCGCCACCTGCCCGTGCAGCGCTACCTGCCTCCCGAGGAATTTGAGCAGCTGGCCGAGCAGGCCCGCACGCGTGGCTTTACAATGGTGGCTTCTTCGCCACTGACGAGGTCTTCGTACCACGCGGCTGAGGACTTCGCCCGCCTGCGAGCGTTGCGTGCGGATGCCAACTGA
- a CDS encoding protein dehydratase, with the protein RQESSSGEEAGMVPVLNQLDAAGFTSVVAAGMSHEYHRYLRPGDRLTISQVITSVSDEKQTALGVGHFFTTESNFADQQGNSVGRMEFTILKFKPGTGTVNMDASALEGLEKIPRPRPAISRDTKFFWDGIDQGELRIQKCNSCDGLHHPPVVRCPGCGSYELGYLVSQGRGTVYSFVEVHHPQFPMFDYPLVGVLVELEEGTRIISNLVGVKPEDVEIGMPVELAIEATDPGLSLPLFRRARPVRRESTLLFADLEPGQELPPCPVAISRTLIVAGAMASRDFQDVHHDPDLAKKRGSPDTFMNIMTTSGLTNRYVTDWAGPDVIFRKLSLRLGVPNFPGDTLTYTGQVQSTELRDGKGVVELLVTGTNNLGDHVTATVELELPTR; encoded by the coding sequence CGACAGGAATCATCCAGCGGCGAAGAAGCCGGCATGGTGCCGGTGCTCAACCAACTCGACGCCGCCGGTTTCACCTCGGTGGTCGCCGCCGGCATGAGCCACGAGTACCACCGCTACCTCAGGCCCGGCGATCGCTTGACCATCAGCCAGGTCATCACCAGCGTGTCGGACGAGAAGCAGACCGCGCTGGGCGTGGGCCACTTCTTTACCACCGAGAGCAACTTCGCCGACCAGCAGGGCAACAGCGTTGGGCGCATGGAGTTCACCATACTCAAGTTCAAACCCGGCACCGGCACCGTCAACATGGACGCGTCGGCACTCGAGGGCCTCGAGAAGATACCCAGGCCGCGGCCGGCCATCAGCCGCGACACGAAGTTTTTCTGGGACGGGATCGACCAGGGCGAACTACGCATCCAGAAGTGCAACAGCTGCGACGGGCTTCACCACCCGCCCGTCGTTCGCTGCCCGGGCTGCGGCAGTTACGAGCTCGGTTACCTGGTCTCGCAGGGCCGAGGCACGGTCTACAGTTTCGTGGAGGTCCACCACCCGCAGTTTCCCATGTTCGACTACCCCCTGGTCGGCGTGCTGGTGGAGCTCGAAGAGGGCACCCGTATCATCAGCAACCTCGTGGGAGTTAAACCCGAAGACGTGGAAATAGGCATGCCGGTGGAGCTGGCCATAGAGGCCACCGACCCCGGGCTGAGCCTGCCGCTGTTCAGGCGCGCGCGGCCCGTTCGCCGCGAGTCGACGCTGCTCTTTGCAGACCTTGAACCGGGGCAGGAACTGCCGCCCTGCCCTGTCGCTATTTCGCGTACGCTCATCGTTGCCGGCGCGATGGCAAGCCGCGACTTCCAGGACGTGCACCACGACCCCGACCTGGCGAAGAAGCGTGGCTCGCCCGACACCTTCATGAACATCATGACCACCTCCGGGCTCACCAACCGCTACGTCACCGACTGGGCCGGCCCCGACGTGATTTTTCGCAAGCTGTCGCTGCGACTCGGGGTGCCCAACTTTCCCGGCGACACCCTGACTTACACCGGGCAGGTGCAGTCGACCGAGCTGCGCGACGGCAAGGGGGTAGTCGAGCTCCTGGTGACCGGCACCAACAATCTCGGCGACCACGTGACTGCCACCGTCGAACTGGAGTTGCCGACCCGGTGA
- the lpdA gene encoding dihydrolipoyl dehydrogenase translates to MATKRDLVIIGGGPGGYEAALRAAGLGMSVTLVERENLGGVCANRGCIPTKTLLHLADTRRALVEAADYGVRLEQTGFDFALVVRRAQRSARIASGGVKQLLKSAGVDVVAGSARLLGGLVVELQGTEGNGELRADKAVLLATGSRPRTLAGLEPDGRLLWTVEDALTAASLPASLLVVGSGAVGMEFASFYADMGSSVTVVELEERLLPGEDEEISGLARLAFKKRGLEIHCGTSVQSLDKNDDGLAFELAGETAGSVSVERALVAVGVTGNSDELGLENTGVKLDGGFVATNEWGGTGEPGIYAIGDLAGPPCLAHKAAQQGRACVEHIAGLPGARPVDRERIPACVYTHPEIASLGMSEAVAQQRGHETKVGRSFFTANGKATATGNREGLVKTVFDAASGRLLGAHMIGPGVTELVGELVLLQDMQGTAEDLARTIFPHPSLSEALGASAQDALEAGKGG, encoded by the coding sequence GTGGCGACAAAACGAGACCTGGTAATTATCGGTGGTGGCCCCGGCGGCTACGAAGCCGCCTTGAGAGCGGCTGGGTTGGGCATGTCGGTGACCCTGGTCGAGCGCGAAAACCTCGGCGGGGTGTGCGCCAACCGTGGCTGCATACCCACCAAGACCCTGCTGCACCTGGCCGACACCCGGCGGGCCCTCGTCGAGGCGGCCGACTACGGTGTGCGGCTGGAGCAGACCGGGTTTGATTTTGCCCTGGTCGTTCGGCGCGCCCAGCGCTCGGCTCGGATTGCGTCGGGTGGCGTCAAGCAGTTGCTCAAGAGTGCGGGCGTCGATGTGGTGGCGGGGAGCGCCCGCCTGTTGGGTGGGCTCGTTGTCGAACTGCAAGGCACCGAAGGCAACGGCGAACTACGCGCCGACAAGGCGGTGCTGCTTGCCACCGGCTCTCGCCCGCGCACGCTCGCGGGACTGGAGCCCGACGGTCGCCTGCTGTGGACGGTCGAAGACGCCTTGACCGCAGCCTCGCTGCCGGCCTCGCTGTTGGTGGTCGGCTCGGGCGCGGTGGGCATGGAGTTCGCGAGCTTCTATGCCGACATGGGAAGCAGCGTGACCGTGGTAGAACTCGAAGAACGCCTGCTTCCCGGCGAGGACGAAGAAATATCAGGACTCGCTCGCCTGGCGTTCAAAAAACGCGGCCTGGAAATCCACTGCGGCACGAGCGTGCAATCGCTGGACAAGAATGACGACGGGCTCGCTTTTGAACTGGCCGGGGAGACCGCCGGCAGCGTGTCGGTCGAACGCGCCCTGGTGGCGGTGGGAGTGACTGGTAACAGCGACGAGCTGGGCCTGGAGAATACCGGGGTAAAGCTCGACGGCGGCTTCGTGGCCACCAACGAGTGGGGAGGCACGGGAGAACCGGGTATCTATGCCATTGGCGATCTCGCGGGCCCGCCCTGCCTTGCCCACAAGGCCGCTCAGCAGGGCAGGGCCTGCGTTGAGCATATAGCCGGGCTGCCTGGCGCGCGCCCGGTGGACCGCGAACGGATTCCGGCCTGCGTTTACACCCACCCGGAAATAGCCAGCCTGGGCATGAGCGAGGCCGTGGCCCAGCAGCGCGGTCACGAAACCAAGGTGGGCCGTTCGTTTTTCACCGCCAACGGCAAGGCGACCGCAACAGGTAACAGGGAAGGCCTGGTCAAGACCGTGTTCGACGCGGCCAGCGGGCGATTGCTGGGAGCGCACATGATCGGACCGGGCGTGACCGAGCTCGTGGGCGAGCTCGTGCTGCTGCAGGACATGCAAGGCACGGCCGAGGATCTTGCTCGCACAATTTTTCCCCATCCCAGCTTGTCGGAGGCGCTGGGCGCCTCGGCGCAGGACGCGCTGGAGGCCGGCAAGGGTGGCTGA
- a CDS encoding lipid-transfer protein: MSMSFAGQTAVVGIGATEFSKNSGRSTLRLAVECCDAAIADAGLLPEQIDGMVGFTVEENHEIDVARSLGIKELTHFSRIHHSGGAACGTLHQAAMAVHTGACKYALVYRAFNERSETRFGAGVQGLDNAPTPIMVDFGWCLPFGLLTPASWVAMFATRYMHQYGATSEDFGRVSVADRRHAATNPAAFFYQQAITLEDHQASRWIVKPLHLLDCCQESDGGQALLVTTLERARDLPNKPVVIASAAQGSADDQQMMKSYYRDDITGIPEMGLCARQLWNDTGLGPDDMQAAIIYDHFTPLVLPQLEEFGFCARGEAKDFIKDGNLELGGKLPMNTNGGQLGEAYIHGMNGVAEAVRLVRGTSVNQVPDVSNVLVTGGTAVPTSAAILSQPG, translated from the coding sequence GTGAGCATGTCGTTTGCAGGACAGACCGCCGTCGTGGGAATTGGCGCCACCGAGTTCTCAAAGAATTCAGGCCGCAGCACCCTGCGCCTTGCCGTCGAGTGCTGTGACGCGGCCATCGCCGACGCCGGCCTGCTGCCCGAACAGATCGACGGCATGGTCGGCTTCACGGTCGAGGAAAACCACGAAATCGACGTCGCACGCAGCCTCGGCATCAAGGAGCTCACCCACTTCAGCCGCATACACCACAGCGGCGGCGCCGCCTGCGGCACCTTGCACCAGGCCGCCATGGCCGTGCACACGGGAGCGTGCAAGTACGCGCTCGTGTACCGCGCCTTCAACGAACGCTCAGAGACCCGTTTCGGCGCCGGGGTGCAGGGCCTCGACAACGCGCCCACCCCCATCATGGTCGACTTCGGCTGGTGCCTGCCCTTCGGGCTGCTGACGCCAGCGTCGTGGGTAGCCATGTTCGCCACCCGTTACATGCACCAGTACGGTGCCACCAGCGAAGACTTCGGCAGGGTGTCGGTGGCCGACCGGCGTCACGCCGCCACCAACCCGGCGGCGTTTTTCTACCAGCAAGCCATCACCCTGGAAGACCACCAGGCCAGTCGCTGGATCGTAAAGCCCCTGCACCTGCTCGACTGCTGCCAGGAGAGCGACGGCGGCCAGGCGCTGCTGGTAACCACGCTCGAGCGCGCCCGCGACCTGCCCAACAAGCCAGTGGTCATCGCCTCGGCGGCCCAGGGCAGCGCAGACGACCAGCAGATGATGAAGAGCTACTACCGCGACGATATAACCGGTATCCCCGAAATGGGACTGTGCGCGCGCCAACTATGGAACGACACGGGCCTTGGCCCCGACGACATGCAGGCAGCCATCATCTACGATCACTTCACGCCGCTGGTGCTACCCCAACTCGAAGAGTTCGGCTTCTGCGCGCGCGGCGAGGCGAAGGACTTCATCAAGGACGGCAACCTCGAACTGGGCGGCAAGCTGCCCATGAACACCAACGGTGGCCAACTGGGCGAAGCCTACATACACGGCATGAACGGAGTCGCCGAGGCGGTGCGCCTGGTACGCGGCACGTCGGTCAACCAGGTGCCGGACGTCAGCAACGTACTCGTCACCGGTGGTACGGCCGTGCCCACGAGCGCTGCCATCCTATCGCAACCCGGTTGA
- a CDS encoding DUF3179 domain-containing protein produces MAGCRASIGRLATLGFPALLLLFAFLSTTAARAADGPFLNGFDLGQRSVELRLVVAGGPPRGGIPALTGPATEAASQASWLADDDRVVGVVINGEARAYPLRLLNWHELVNDSLGDTPVVVSWCPLTASAVVFDRRVGGSELSFGVSGLLYRGNVLMYDRDGESLWSQLGGASVAGPSNGSTLTVLPSRVLRWAQWRRQYPDSSVLSLDTGHSRDYSRNPYATYETSDDLMFPVDIIDGRLRRKQKVLGLQLGGASRAWSLTDLAAAPDGAASDGGLLDSVGGHRVKVIVDEHGARVFEGDRELASTVAYWFAWSAFNEQTSLWPLQAVSLPVESAGGSQGSQGEGEAGRNRAGQIEITERRGYWTSPGVGFSLAGEATTKAGLYVVAGELRNRSAEPVQHVVLRYELLDEEGRVRFRADGYNHLAEGLLPIEGDPDPAATLATVKALDAGAADSFRMLIPAGDLPEFSDYRISVVDAR; encoded by the coding sequence ATGGCAGGCTGCCGCGCTTCTATTGGCCGATTGGCCACGCTGGGTTTTCCAGCCCTGCTGTTGCTCTTCGCCTTCTTATCAACCACGGCGGCCAGGGCCGCCGACGGGCCTTTCTTGAATGGCTTCGACCTGGGCCAACGGTCGGTGGAGCTGCGGCTGGTGGTGGCGGGCGGCCCCCCGCGCGGTGGCATACCCGCGCTGACGGGGCCGGCCACCGAAGCTGCGTCGCAAGCCTCCTGGCTGGCCGACGACGATCGCGTGGTCGGGGTGGTCATCAACGGCGAGGCCCGCGCTTATCCTCTACGCTTGCTCAACTGGCACGAACTGGTGAACGACAGCCTTGGTGACACCCCGGTGGTGGTGAGCTGGTGTCCGCTGACGGCCAGCGCGGTTGTTTTCGACCGACGCGTGGGTGGTAGCGAACTCAGCTTCGGCGTGTCGGGCCTGCTGTACCGGGGTAACGTGCTCATGTACGACCGCGACGGCGAGAGCCTGTGGTCTCAGCTGGGCGGTGCTTCGGTGGCCGGGCCGTCGAACGGAAGCACGCTGACGGTTCTGCCCTCGCGCGTCTTGCGTTGGGCACAGTGGCGGCGGCAATACCCCGACAGCAGCGTGCTGTCGCTCGACACTGGTCACAGCCGCGACTACTCCAGGAATCCTTACGCCACTTACGAGACTTCCGACGACCTCATGTTTCCGGTCGATATCATAGACGGCCGCCTGCGGCGCAAGCAGAAGGTGCTGGGGCTGCAACTCGGTGGCGCCAGCAGGGCCTGGTCGTTGACCGACCTCGCCGCTGCTCCCGACGGCGCGGCTTCCGACGGTGGCCTGCTGGACAGCGTGGGTGGGCACAGGGTGAAGGTCATTGTCGATGAGCACGGCGCCCGCGTGTTCGAAGGCGACCGAGAACTGGCTTCGACCGTGGCTTACTGGTTTGCCTGGTCGGCCTTCAACGAGCAGACCTCGTTGTGGCCGTTGCAGGCCGTTTCGCTGCCGGTCGAGTCAGCTGGCGGCTCGCAGGGTTCGCAGGGCGAAGGCGAGGCAGGGCGCAACCGCGCGGGCCAGATAGAGATCACCGAACGCAGGGGCTACTGGACCTCGCCCGGGGTGGGCTTCTCGTTGGCCGGCGAGGCGACGACAAAGGCTGGCCTGTACGTGGTGGCCGGCGAGTTGCGCAACCGCTCGGCCGAGCCGGTTCAGCACGTTGTGCTGCGCTACGAGCTGCTCGACGAAGAGGGCCGGGTGCGGTTTCGCGCGGATGGCTACAACCACCTTGCCGAGGGCTTGTTGCCCATAGAGGGCGACCCCGATCCAGCGGCTACCCTGGCCACGGTAAAGGCCCTCGACGCGGGTGCTGCGGATTCGTTTCGCATGTTGATTCCGGCCGGCGACCTGCCCGAGTTCAGCGACTACAGGATAAGCGTAGTCGACGCGCGCTGA
- a CDS encoding acetyl-CoA C-acyltransferase → MNDDPVVIVGCSRTPMGSFQGVFSPVSATRLASVAIEGALQGASVDPSTVDQVLMGCVLPAGLGQAPARQASLGAGLGNDVPCTTVNKMCGSGMQAAMLAHDAIAAGSASLVVAGGMESMTNSPYLLEKARQGQRLGHGEIKDHMFLDGLEDAYEPGRLMGSFADDTARHFGFTREQQDDYALESLARASRAAQDGSFAREISPVTVSARGNSVVVELDEGPPNARPDKIPTLKPAFSADGSVTAANSSSISDGAAALLLARRSKAEEFGLPVLATLRGHAVHAQEPAWFTTAPVQAISRLLEQVGWDKGEVGLFEINEAFAVVAMAAMRELDLPHDKVNVHGGACALGHPIGASGARIIVTLLAAMQKYDVKRGVASLCIGGGEATAVAIER, encoded by the coding sequence ATGAACGATGATCCGGTAGTAATAGTGGGCTGCAGTCGCACGCCGATGGGTTCGTTCCAGGGGGTGTTCTCACCGGTGAGTGCCACGCGCCTGGCTTCGGTGGCTATAGAAGGCGCGTTGCAGGGTGCCAGTGTGGATCCAAGCACCGTGGATCAGGTGTTGATGGGTTGCGTGTTGCCGGCCGGGCTGGGGCAGGCGCCGGCGCGACAGGCTTCGCTCGGGGCCGGCCTCGGTAACGACGTGCCCTGCACGACGGTTAACAAGATGTGTGGCTCGGGCATGCAGGCGGCCATGCTGGCGCACGACGCCATAGCGGCCGGTAGTGCATCGCTGGTGGTGGCCGGCGGCATGGAGAGCATGACCAACTCACCCTACCTGTTGGAGAAAGCCCGGCAGGGGCAGAGGCTTGGTCATGGTGAAATAAAGGACCACATGTTCCTTGACGGGCTCGAAGACGCCTACGAGCCGGGCCGACTCATGGGTAGTTTTGCCGACGACACTGCGCGCCATTTCGGCTTCACGCGCGAGCAGCAGGACGACTACGCGCTCGAATCGCTGGCCCGCGCATCGCGCGCCGCTCAGGACGGCAGCTTTGCGCGCGAGATAAGCCCGGTAACGGTTTCTGCCCGCGGCAATAGCGTGGTGGTCGAGCTCGACGAGGGGCCGCCCAATGCGCGGCCCGACAAGATCCCCACGCTCAAGCCGGCGTTTTCGGCCGACGGCTCGGTGACGGCCGCCAACTCGAGCTCGATATCCGATGGCGCAGCCGCCCTGTTGCTGGCCCGTCGCAGCAAGGCCGAGGAATTCGGCCTGCCCGTGCTGGCAACTCTACGTGGCCACGCCGTCCACGCCCAGGAGCCGGCCTGGTTCACGACCGCACCCGTGCAGGCAATCAGCCGATTACTCGAGCAGGTGGGCTGGGACAAGGGCGAGGTCGGGCTGTTCGAAATCAACGAAGCCTTCGCCGTGGTGGCCATGGCGGCCATGCGCGAGCTCGACCTGCCGCACGACAAGGTCAACGTGCACGGCGGCGCCTGTGCCCTGGGGCACCCCATTGGTGCGTCGGGCGCGAGGATCATCGTTACGCTCCTGGCCGCCATGCAGAAGTACGATGTCAAGCGCGGTGTTGCTTCGCTGTGTATCGGCGGCGGCGAGGCCACCGCGGTAGCCATTGAGCGTTAG
- a CDS encoding phosphatidylserine/phosphatidylglycerophosphate/cardiolipin synthase family protein, which yields MRDGQHIGPSTSGSYPLREGNFVRPLVDGGPAFERICTAVESAQHSAWITVAFLEQSTRMPGGRGGFFDLLDTAAARGIEIRVLFWSEPDIDRMIKGAEHFAGDAGNRALLESRNTAWLARWDRFAKHCHHQKSWVVDAGREGALAFVGGINLDSGSISWPGHSANAGIVVEPGRRADSHNIHDVYLEIHGPAVADVAHNFVQRWNQASERHDSCGAWPDLSVAGDLEFPLALPAAAGNVPVQVTRSVQASLYSNGHAAPGAPGYAIENGESSIREQYTLAIEGAREAIYLENQMLICPQVIEELSAAMQRGVLVAALVPGLPMPEVAAARDNPLAKPVFEALGRLGEHENFTLAAPMVAIDGSAPEHVYVHSKMMLVDDCFTTIGSCNTMARSFLGDTEMNASFWDENVTRALRCELLGEQLGRDTAGLEVTAALRLFAETARANRRRLEADKPLSGMAVALDPARWGL from the coding sequence ATGCGCGACGGACAGCACATAGGGCCGTCCACTTCGGGCAGCTATCCGCTTCGCGAGGGCAACTTCGTGCGCCCGCTGGTCGACGGTGGGCCGGCCTTTGAGCGCATCTGCACAGCCGTTGAATCGGCGCAGCACAGCGCCTGGATAACGGTGGCCTTTCTCGAGCAGTCCACGCGCATGCCCGGCGGACGTGGTGGTTTTTTTGACCTGCTCGACACTGCAGCCGCACGGGGAATCGAAATCCGCGTGCTGTTCTGGAGCGAGCCCGACATCGATCGCATGATAAAAGGCGCCGAGCACTTTGCCGGCGACGCGGGCAACAGGGCACTGCTCGAGTCACGCAACACCGCCTGGCTGGCGCGCTGGGATCGCTTCGCCAAGCACTGCCACCACCAGAAAAGCTGGGTGGTCGACGCGGGCCGCGAGGGCGCGCTGGCCTTCGTGGGTGGCATAAACCTGGACAGCGGCTCCATCAGCTGGCCGGGGCACAGCGCGAACGCAGGCATAGTCGTCGAGCCGGGCAGGCGCGCAGACTCCCACAATATCCACGACGTTTACCTCGAAATCCACGGCCCCGCGGTGGCCGACGTGGCCCACAACTTCGTGCAGCGCTGGAACCAGGCCAGTGAGCGTCACGACAGCTGTGGCGCGTGGCCGGACCTATCAGTGGCCGGCGACCTCGAGTTTCCACTCGCGCTTCCCGCCGCCGCGGGAAACGTGCCGGTACAGGTCACGCGCAGCGTGCAGGCCTCGCTCTACAGCAACGGCCACGCCGCGCCGGGTGCGCCGGGCTACGCCATCGAGAACGGCGAGTCCAGCATACGAGAGCAATACACGCTTGCGATCGAGGGCGCGCGCGAAGCGATTTACTTGGAAAACCAGATGCTGATCTGCCCGCAGGTCATAGAAGAACTGTCCGCGGCCATGCAGAGGGGCGTGCTGGTCGCCGCCCTGGTGCCCGGACTGCCCATGCCCGAGGTCGCCGCCGCTCGCGACAACCCACTGGCCAAACCTGTATTCGAGGCTCTCGGTCGTCTAGGCGAACATGAAAACTTTACGCTGGCCGCGCCCATGGTGGCCATTGACGGCAGCGCGCCTGAACACGTGTACGTGCACTCCAAGATGATGCTGGTCGACGACTGCTTTACGACCATAGGCTCGTGCAACACAATGGCGCGATCGTTCCTGGGCGACACCGAGATGAACGCCAGCTTCTGGGACGAAAACGTCACCCGCGCGCTCAGGTGCGAGTTGTTGGGCGAGCAACTCGGCCGTGACACAGCTGGGCTCGAAGTGACCGCGGCGTTGCGGCTGTTTGCCGAAACCGCGCGCGCCAACCGCCGGCGGCTCGAAGCAGACAAGCCGCTGAGCGGCATGGCCGTGGCGCTGGACCCGGCCCGCTGGGGTCTCTAG